From Triticum urartu cultivar G1812 chromosome 2, Tu2.1, whole genome shotgun sequence, a single genomic window includes:
- the LOC125539778 gene encoding IMPACT family member in pol 5'region, giving the protein MAAVRLSPRLRSIPLLLPGLDPAAAVHRRCSCGSSATAAARAMSSSSSSASSAPTPYTTLVGRVRCEREIKRSKFIAVAASVPDERAAMSFLNEVKDPRATHNCWAYKVGEQFRYNDDGEPSSTAGKPIYSAISSSGIDMVMVVVIRYFGGIKLGTGGLVRAYGGVAAECLKDAPTCLVKPKARVGMEVPFDLLGTVYNQLQHFHAEDIKQDYDTGKDGTVVVMFKVEYEKIESLGSAVNSACSRKIELLQ; this is encoded by the exons ATGGCGGCCGTGCGCCTATCCCCACGCCTCCGCTCGATTCCCCTCCTGCTCCCCGGTCTCGACCCCGCGGCCGCCGTCCACCGCCGCTGCTCCTGCGGCAGCtcggccaccgccgccgcgcgcgccatgtcctcctcgtcctcctccgcGTCGTCGGCCCCCACCCCCTACACGACGCTCGTGGGCCGCGTCCGCTGCGAGCGCGAGATCAAGCGCAGCAAGTTCATCGCAGTCGCCGCCTCCGTCCCCGACGAGCGCGCCGCCATGTCCTTCCTCAACGAG GTCAAGGATCCTCGTGCCACCCATAATTGCTGGGCATACAAG GTGGGAGAACAATTCCGTTATAACGATGACGGCGAACCTTCAAGCACGGCTGGAAAGCCAATATACTCTGCCATCAGTTCATCGGGCATAGATATGGTCATGGTGGTTGTAATAAG ATATTTTGGAGGCATAAAACTGGGAACCGGCGGGCTGGTGAGAGCTTATGGTGGGGTTGCTGCTGAGTGCCTTAAAGATGCTCCTACTTGTcttgtgaagcccaag GCTCGTGTGGGCATGGAAGTACCATTTGATCTCTTGGGCACGGTCTATAATCAG CTGCAGCATTTCCATGCCGAAGATATTAAACAGGACTATGACACTGGCAAAGATGGTACAGTTGTTGTCATGTTCAAAGTAGAATATGAAAAAATTGAGAGTCTTGGAAGCGCAGTGAATTCAGCTTGCAGCAGGAAAATTGAATTATTACAATAA
- the LOC125534139 gene encoding protein PELPK1-like, giving the protein MAPGVHHLLVLLLAFTAFNGSSAASRRLLDTAAAPEATPAQPSTPEVPTTLPSIPSIPAVPKLTMPPIPFIPIPKVAMAPTATGTVPSLPIPAIPTTMPTIPTLPVTMPPMPSIPTIIPSIPITIPTTIPTIPGFQMPPIPFMSPPPETTSP; this is encoded by the coding sequence ATGGCTCCAGGTGTCCACCATCTCCTTGTGCTGCTCCTAGCCTTCACAGCCTTCAATGGCAGCTCTGCGGCGTCTCGTCGTCTTTTGGACACAGCAGCTGCACCAGAGGCCACACCAGCTCAGCCTTCGACGCCGGAAGTTCCAACCACATTGCCTTCAATTCCTTCCATTCCCGCAGTTCCGAAACTCACAATGCCACCAATACCGTTCATTCCGATCCCGAAGGTCGCCATGGCACCAACCGCCACTGGCACAGTTCCATCTCTTCCGATTCCGGCGATCCCAACCACCATGCCGACCATTCCTACTTTGCCTGTTACCATGCCACCAATGCCCTCAATTCCAACTATTATTCCATCCATCCCGATCACAATACCAACAACTATCCCTACCATTCCTGGGTTCCAGATGCCACCTATTCCATTCATGTCCCCACCTCCAGAAACCACCAGCCCATGA
- the LOC125534140 gene encoding transcription factor AIG1-like has translation MATDGECSTPGKGATVRSHSEAERKRRQRINAHLATLRTLVPSASRMDKAALLGEVVRHVRELQGRANDATEGVVDVVPGETDEVGVEEGDYINGGSTDDDPRWRRRVRAWVCCADRPGLMSDLGRAVRSVGSARPVRAEIATVGGRTRSVLELDHVYLQAEPANDRAVALSTLRAALRTVLLNREELLAAAAAVDGYKRPRLSPVHQLS, from the exons ATGGCGACGGACGGGGAGTGCTCCACGCCGGGGAAGGGGGCGACGGTCCGGAGCCACAGCGAGGCGGAGCGCAAGCGGAGGCAGCGCATCAACGCCCATCTCGCCACGCTCCGCACGCTCGTCCCCTCGGCCTCCCGG ATGGACAAGGCGGCGTTGCTGGGCGAGGTGGTGCGGCACGTGCGGGAGCTGCAGGGCAGGGCCAACGACGCGACGGAGGGCGTGGTGGACGTCGTTCCCGGGGAGACCGACGAGGTGGGCGTCGAGGAGGGCGACTACATCAATGGCGGATCAACGGACGACGACCCCCGGTGGCGGCGTCGCGTCCGGGCGTGGGTGTGCTGCGCCGACCGCCCGGGGCTCATGTCGGACCTGGGCCGCGCCGTCCGCTCCGTCGGCAGCGCGCGCCCCGTGCGCGCCGAGATCGCCACCGTCGGCGGGAGGACCCGGAGCGTCCTGGAGCTGGACCACGTCTACCTCCAAGCCGAACCAGCCAACGACAGGGCGGTGGCGCTCTCCACCCTGCGCGCCGCGCTCCGCACCGTGCTGCTCAACCGGGAGGAGCTCCTCGCCGCCGCGGCCGCCGTGGACGGGTACAAGCGGCCGCGCCTCTCGCCAGTGCACCAGCTCAGCTAG